A window of Sulfurovum riftiae contains these coding sequences:
- a CDS encoding TorD/DmsD family molecular chaperone, producing MNDMKQEIENRVALYALISRLMITEVDEKFLDTIEKDETLLALFPNYKNWSKRKEFTTKELIEQYYNVDFTSLFLMHLVPYESFYVREDQMIDSGRGNPVIELYDALDFKVELDKARVVSGDHIGVELEFMYMLCEAQKKALDANDKEGVCELFLIQKGFLKDHLLEWGSMFLINAKRESRTPLYHDGSELTLEFLLSDYEYVNEKLNTFCQDVK from the coding sequence ATGAATGATATGAAACAAGAGATCGAAAATAGAGTAGCGCTTTATGCATTGATCTCCAGATTGATGATAACTGAAGTTGATGAAAAGTTTTTGGATACGATAGAAAAAGACGAGACACTACTTGCACTTTTCCCTAATTACAAAAACTGGTCCAAGCGTAAAGAATTCACAACCAAAGAGTTGATAGAGCAGTATTACAATGTCGATTTTACCAGTCTGTTTTTGATGCATCTTGTGCCCTATGAGAGTTTTTATGTCAGGGAAGACCAGATGATCGACAGCGGAAGGGGGAACCCTGTGATAGAACTGTATGATGCACTTGATTTCAAGGTAGAACTTGATAAAGCCAGGGTGGTAAGCGGCGACCACATCGGAGTAGAACTCGAATTTATGTATATGCTGTGTGAAGCGCAGAAAAAAGCGCTTGATGCGAATGACAAAGAGGGTGTCTGTGAACTTTTTTTGATCCAAAAAGGTTTTTTGAAAGATCATTTACTTGAATGGGGGTCCATGTTCCTCATCAATGCCAAAAGAGAATCCCGCACACCGCTTTATCATGACGGAAGTGAACTCACATTGGAGTTCCTGTTGAGCGATTATGAATATGTGAATGAAAAGCTCAATACATTTTGCCAGGATGTAAAGTAA
- a CDS encoding DUF86 domain-containing protein, which translates to MSESRIKIEKILQSIEDIEYILDTFNMKLTQAIEDKVVKPAIRMHLVKIAEQFAKLKEENAFKILENFSDQDLRGISAVRNYIAHDYDSVDDHIIEDTIRDDLPRIKHRAEELLKQQF; encoded by the coding sequence ATGTCTGAATCACGCATTAAAATAGAAAAGATCTTGCAAAGTATTGAAGATATTGAATACATACTTGACACATTTAATATGAAATTGACACAAGCTATAGAAGATAAGGTGGTGAAACCGGCGATTCGTATGCATCTTGTCAAAATTGCTGAGCAGTTTGCAAAGTTGAAAGAAGAAAATGCATTTAAAATACTGGAAAATTTTTCCGATCAAGATTTGCGGGGTATCAGTGCGGTAAGAAATTATATTGCACATGATTATGACAGTGTTGATGATCATATTATTGAAGATACAATAAGAGACGATCTTCCCCGGATCAAGCA
- a CDS encoding malic enzyme-like NAD(P)-binding protein codes for MSTITKEKALEYHKNGKIGIDVTKPCNTQYELSLAYTPGVAIPCLEIAEDEDLSFEYTNRGNLVAVVSDGTAVLGLGDIGPLASKPVMEGKSVLFKKFANVDAFDIELDVHSIEEIVATCKAIAPTFGGINLEDITAPKCFEIERILKEELDIPVFHDDQHGTAIITTAGLMNVLDLTGKKVEEIKIVINGAGAAGISCAKMYKALGVQHIIMCDSKGVISTSRDDLNKYKAEFAIETDAKTLEDAIEGADMFLGLSVAGALTKEMVAKMAPEPVIFALANPVPEILPEEVREVRSDVIMATGRSDYPNQTNNVLGFPFIFRGALDVRARKITEGMKMAAAEALAALAKEPVPYYVKAAYHNEDIAYGKEHIIPLPFNKEALIWVASAVAKAAFEEGVARVDSYDHEAYREELRCIIYGCPEEE; via the coding sequence ATGTCAACAATCACAAAAGAGAAAGCGCTGGAGTATCACAAGAACGGGAAGATCGGTATCGATGTGACCAAACCATGTAATACACAGTATGAGCTTTCACTTGCCTATACTCCGGGAGTGGCGATCCCCTGTCTTGAGATTGCAGAAGATGAGGATCTCTCTTTTGAATATACCAACCGAGGTAACCTCGTTGCTGTTGTTTCTGACGGTACAGCAGTGCTTGGGCTTGGCGATATCGGCCCTCTTGCTTCCAAACCTGTGATGGAAGGCAAATCGGTACTGTTCAAGAAGTTTGCCAATGTGGATGCATTCGATATCGAGTTGGATGTACACAGCATTGAAGAGATCGTAGCGACCTGCAAGGCGATCGCACCGACATTTGGTGGGATCAACCTCGAAGACATCACTGCGCCGAAATGTTTCGAGATCGAGCGTATCTTGAAAGAGGAGCTGGATATTCCTGTCTTTCATGACGACCAGCACGGTACGGCCATCATTACGACAGCGGGCCTGATGAACGTCCTTGACCTGACAGGAAAAAAGGTCGAAGAGATCAAGATAGTCATTAATGGTGCCGGTGCTGCGGGGATCTCCTGTGCGAAGATGTACAAAGCATTGGGTGTGCAGCATATCATCATGTGTGACTCCAAAGGAGTGATTTCAACTTCAAGAGATGACCTGAACAAGTACAAAGCGGAATTCGCGATTGAAACGGATGCCAAGACACTTGAAGATGCCATCGAGGGTGCGGACATGTTCCTTGGCCTGAGTGTTGCAGGAGCATTGACCAAAGAGATGGTGGCTAAGATGGCACCCGAACCGGTCATCTTTGCGCTGGCCAACCCTGTTCCTGAGATCCTTCCCGAAGAGGTCAGGGAGGTACGCAGTGACGTCATTATGGCAACTGGACGTTCGGACTATCCCAATCAGACCAACAATGTACTTGGTTTCCCGTTCATCTTCAGAGGGGCACTTGACGTACGTGCACGAAAGATCACCGAAGGCATGAAGATGGCAGCGGCAGAGGCATTGGCAGCGCTGGCAAAAGAGCCGGTACCCTATTATGTGAAGGCTGCATACCATAATGAAGACATTGCCTATGGGAAAGAGCACATCATTCCGCTTCCGTTCAATAAAGAAGCGCTCATCTGGGTGGCTTCTGCTGTGGCAAAAGCCGCATTTGAAGAGGGTGTGGCGCGTGTTGACAGTTATGACCATGAGGCATACCGTGAAGAGCTGAGATGTATCATTTACGGTTGCCCGGAAGAAGAATAG
- a CDS encoding nucleotidyltransferase family protein, which produces MKQTIQHIVRILESAKKQYEEEGIRIIGIFGSYARGTEDRYSDIDIAYIVDHTVFDQKFKGGFAKLLRLEEIKSELQQYLHRKVDLVPFNGGNDRLVQRMKQEMVYV; this is translated from the coding sequence ATGAAACAGACAATACAGCATATCGTCAGAATTTTGGAAAGTGCCAAAAAACAGTATGAGGAAGAGGGTATCAGAATCATAGGTATCTTTGGATCTTATGCACGCGGTACAGAGGACAGATACAGTGATATCGACATAGCCTATATTGTAGACCATACTGTGTTTGATCAAAAATTCAAAGGTGGTTTTGCCAAGTTATTACGTCTTGAAGAGATAAAAAGTGAATTGCAGCAGTATCTTCATCGGAAAGTGGACCTGGTTCCCTTTAACGGGGGGAATGATCGTCTGGTTCAGAGAATGAAACAGGAAATGGTCTATGTCTGA
- a CDS encoding L,D-transpeptidase family protein: MKKLLQYLLVLFLVSSTLHATVEEYQQMQKELNEQFNQQMQEAIKANISTVSKEVQEIYKAIGYKPVWVTKESLSANAAMLMGEIEDDLANGALLELKKPFEALKKAQEALSTDPSLEKKLQIEFAMMQLYTDHIHAILKGSDSLLTPEILLQESLKEGSLVHGFNAVSKLRTAKRTPTLEENETILGTEIVLDENLTKALTEGSDKERLKTMYRLLNYQPVWISEKGYSEYTKELFRVIEADPVFDHSGPTYREFQTLKSLPLPQEKKEIVRREFEIAKLYQDYMGYLLYGAIDWKKFKRALRKTHKHGAWDVHNVLLSPELLLVESVQQKTLKHAFEKVKPKYPGYDRLVKALQKYKKIADAGGWPKLPDFKDLKPGMRSSVVPLLRERLRIEGDYIPCDGVDANSTKYDNCLLKAVKKFQARHGLEAEGYIGKKTRRALAETARHKYVRLRLSIARLKWLKRDTNRYHVVVNIPDFMVTVYDGWEPIEKMRVVTGRKGHETPIFYNKVKLLVLNPYWRIPPSIIRHETLPKLKRDPGYTNKKHIEIHTGYSEHSPRVNPYKVNWHKYGKRLPPYKFMQSPGDFNALGRVKFLFPNSYSVYMHDTPEKALFARDIRAFSHGCVRLHRPIDMLKTFSEIDSRVDFEKAEKILQDTKKTPVRLSKSVPIDIIYISAWVDKDGEVQFREDIYGYDELHMKTAKWLPSAEEKAPVSSDANATKT, from the coding sequence ATGAAAAAACTTCTACAGTATCTCTTAGTTCTTTTTCTGGTATCTTCCACACTCCATGCTACAGTGGAGGAGTATCAGCAAATGCAAAAGGAGCTCAATGAGCAATTCAATCAGCAGATGCAAGAGGCGATCAAAGCAAATATTTCCACAGTCTCCAAAGAGGTACAGGAGATCTATAAAGCAATCGGGTATAAGCCTGTATGGGTGACCAAAGAGTCTCTTTCTGCCAATGCAGCTATGCTGATGGGGGAGATAGAGGACGATCTTGCCAACGGTGCCCTTTTGGAACTGAAAAAGCCTTTTGAAGCACTGAAAAAGGCTCAAGAGGCTCTCTCCACTGACCCTTCTCTTGAGAAGAAACTCCAGATCGAATTTGCCATGATGCAGCTCTATACGGATCATATCCACGCCATACTCAAAGGAAGTGACAGTCTGCTTACTCCAGAGATACTGCTTCAGGAATCTTTGAAAGAGGGAAGTCTTGTCCATGGCTTCAATGCCGTTTCAAAACTGCGTACCGCAAAGAGGACCCCAACACTTGAGGAGAATGAAACGATTTTGGGTACGGAGATCGTACTTGATGAGAACCTTACGAAAGCATTGACCGAGGGGAGCGACAAAGAGCGTTTGAAGACGATGTACCGCCTTCTCAATTACCAGCCTGTGTGGATCAGCGAAAAAGGATACTCCGAGTATACCAAAGAGCTTTTCCGGGTCATCGAGGCCGATCCGGTCTTTGACCATTCCGGTCCTACCTACAGGGAGTTTCAGACACTCAAGTCTCTGCCGCTTCCCCAAGAGAAGAAAGAGATCGTCCGCAGGGAGTTCGAGATCGCCAAACTCTATCAGGACTATATGGGCTACCTGCTTTACGGGGCAATCGACTGGAAGAAGTTCAAACGGGCCTTGCGAAAGACACACAAGCATGGTGCCTGGGATGTACACAATGTGCTTCTTTCTCCCGAACTTCTGTTGGTAGAGTCGGTGCAGCAAAAAACACTGAAGCATGCTTTTGAAAAGGTCAAGCCGAAATATCCCGGATATGACCGTCTGGTCAAAGCACTTCAGAAGTACAAGAAGATCGCCGATGCCGGCGGATGGCCGAAACTGCCGGACTTCAAGGACCTCAAACCGGGTATGCGTAGTTCTGTGGTACCGTTGTTACGTGAAAGGCTTAGAATAGAGGGAGACTATATCCCTTGCGACGGTGTTGATGCCAACAGTACAAAATACGATAACTGTCTGCTCAAAGCAGTCAAGAAATTCCAGGCAAGACACGGTCTTGAAGCGGAAGGCTATATCGGAAAGAAGACACGCAGGGCACTTGCCGAAACGGCCAGACACAAATATGTACGTTTGAGACTCAGTATCGCCCGCCTGAAATGGCTGAAGCGCGATACGAATCGTTATCATGTTGTCGTAAACATTCCCGATTTCATGGTGACGGTCTATGACGGGTGGGAACCCATAGAGAAGATGCGTGTTGTCACAGGAAGAAAAGGGCATGAGACACCGATCTTCTACAACAAGGTCAAACTGCTGGTACTGAACCCGTATTGGCGTATCCCCCCGAGTATCATCCGTCATGAGACGCTTCCCAAGCTTAAAAGAGACCCGGGGTATACAAACAAAAAACATATCGAGATCCATACGGGGTACTCTGAACATTCACCGCGTGTGAATCCCTACAAGGTCAACTGGCACAAGTATGGCAAGAGATTGCCCCCGTACAAGTTTATGCAGTCACCGGGAGATTTCAATGCCTTGGGAAGGGTCAAGTTCCTCTTCCCGAACTCCTATTCGGTCTATATGCACGATACACCAGAAAAAGCGCTCTTTGCCAGAGACATACGTGCCTTCAGCCACGGCTGCGTAAGGCTGCACCGCCCCATAGACATGCTGAAAACATTCTCAGAGATAGACAGCAGGGTTGATTTTGAAAAAGCGGAAAAAATACTGCAAGATACCAAGAAAACACCGGTCAGGCTCTCCAAGTCTGTACCGATCGATATTATCTATATCAGTGCCTGGGTGGATAAAGATGGTGAAGTGCAGTTCAGGGAAGACATTTACGGCTATGACGAACTGCACATGAAGACAGCCAAATGGCTGCCATCTGCAGAAGAAAAAGCTCCTGTTTCTTCTGATGCAAATGCAACGAAGACCTGA
- a CDS encoding PliI family lysozyme inhibitor of I-type lysozyme encodes MSYLKPLLISTLTLLLSATLSAQESAAFDKTFTLEGITFHVTCPNDSSLSKLTIKTKGLERDDVLTQEIDGTVSGAEIADLNGDGAPEIYVFTTSAGSGSYGSVVAYSSNHNKSVSEIYFPEDDPKNKAFKGYMGHDEFTIIENRLARRFPVYNDKDSNAKPTGGMRQLTYKLVPGEAAWQLKLVKSTDLK; translated from the coding sequence ATGTCATACTTGAAACCTCTTCTCATTTCCACCCTGACGCTGCTTCTCTCTGCAACACTTTCTGCACAGGAGAGTGCTGCATTCGACAAAACATTCACACTGGAGGGCATTACCTTCCATGTCACCTGCCCCAACGACTCCTCCCTGAGCAAACTGACCATCAAAACGAAAGGGCTTGAACGGGACGATGTGCTCACACAAGAGATAGACGGGACCGTAAGCGGTGCGGAGATCGCCGACCTCAACGGTGACGGCGCACCGGAGATCTATGTCTTCACCACCTCTGCAGGAAGCGGAAGCTACGGTTCTGTCGTTGCCTACAGCAGTAACCACAACAAATCGGTCTCGGAAATATACTTTCCAGAAGATGATCCGAAGAACAAGGCATTCAAAGGATACATGGGACACGACGAGTTCACCATTATCGAAAACAGACTTGCCAGACGCTTCCCGGTCTATAACGATAAAGACAGCAATGCAAAGCCTACAGGAGGCATGCGGCAGCTCACGTACAAACTTGTCCCCGGTGAAGCGGCATGGCAGTTGAAACTGGTCAAATCAACCGACCTTAAATAG
- a CDS encoding C40 family peptidase: protein MKKYLTLSLTLFPLLLWGEACEIKIDRVTHDSGHFSIDLNYDEKCEILIDHESGKIVLVSKASESNTTRSEEIKPVQTENTKIEKMISLAKSKLGDSYAPAKAGPDHFDCSGFVYYLHKESGISIPRSSLAQSKSGEKLTREEIRRGDILFFDTHNRGHVNHSGIYLGEGKFIHSSSGKAYGVTISDLDKGFYKEKFLWGIRKIL from the coding sequence ATGAAGAAGTATCTGACCCTTTCCCTGACACTCTTTCCCCTCCTGCTCTGGGGAGAGGCATGCGAAATAAAGATAGACCGGGTCACGCATGACAGCGGACACTTCAGCATCGACCTCAATTACGATGAAAAGTGTGAGATACTCATAGACCATGAGAGCGGCAAGATCGTACTGGTCTCTAAAGCTTCAGAGAGCAATACCACTCGATCAGAAGAGATAAAACCTGTACAAACCGAAAATACAAAAATCGAAAAGATGATTTCCCTGGCAAAAAGCAAACTGGGAGACAGTTACGCACCCGCCAAAGCCGGGCCGGACCATTTCGACTGTTCAGGGTTTGTCTACTACCTGCACAAAGAGAGCGGCATCTCTATCCCCAGATCTTCGCTTGCACAGTCAAAAAGCGGGGAAAAACTGACACGGGAAGAGATCAGGCGCGGAGACATCCTCTTCTTCGATACGCATAACAGAGGCCATGTCAATCACAGCGGCATCTACCTTGGTGAAGGAAAATTCATCCACTCCTCTTCGGGCAAAGCCTATGGCGTGACGATCTCTGATCTTGATAAAGGCTTTTACAAAGAGAAGTTTCTCTGGGGTATCCGAAAAATACTTTGA
- a CDS encoding L,D-transpeptidase → MKKILLVITTMLLFCMTLNAETYRKHRINPHPITATKFKLTDVNGNYIKTVDLTGKDFIVVSVREPGSDGQMYAVDRDGTIWWHGLISSGAGGGKLKDEHGKLVPEGGHETSSGVFHILVKRRFHMSKTHPDPSGIDNMDFELQFTQDGQALHLGNTAAMSHGCIHVGRQDIAALFKWAHVGMPVVVMRGHYKQFLNEEVNQFKEDIKEYDVERGERSDIK, encoded by the coding sequence ATGAAAAAAATCTTACTTGTTATCACAACCATGCTGCTTTTTTGTATGACACTCAATGCAGAAACATACAGAAAACACCGCATCAACCCCCATCCGATCACAGCAACGAAATTCAAATTGACTGACGTGAATGGTAACTACATCAAGACCGTCGATCTGACGGGAAAGGACTTCATCGTCGTTTCGGTACGCGAACCGGGAAGTGACGGGCAAATGTACGCTGTGGACAGGGACGGAACCATCTGGTGGCACGGGCTCATCTCTTCGGGTGCCGGCGGGGGTAAACTGAAAGATGAACATGGCAAACTTGTTCCTGAAGGCGGGCATGAAACCAGCAGCGGTGTTTTTCATATTTTGGTCAAGCGCCGTTTCCATATGTCAAAGACCCATCCGGATCCAAGCGGTATCGACAATATGGATTTCGAACTGCAGTTCACGCAAGACGGACAGGCATTGCATCTTGGAAATACCGCGGCAATGTCACACGGGTGTATCCATGTCGGGAGACAGGATATTGCGGCGCTATTCAAATGGGCACATGTAGGAATGCCTGTCGTGGTCATGAGAGGGCACTACAAGCAGTTCCTGAATGAAGAGGTAAATCAGTTCAAAGAGGATATCAAAGAGTATGATGTAGAAAGAGGTGAACGGTCAGACATCAAATAG
- a CDS encoding 4Fe-4S binding protein: MKLHFDVSACVRAKSKLSGCTKCMDICPDSIRFQDNLPTFKTATGVEAAACVGVCPTEAFALSDFSTTEFFFTFLESKVRLISPKINIPCISVLSVEHLISLALASEETITLDLSAYDEDSLLFDHLEETIEEANFVLSSFSDKRLETNLDSDAMERVEQSDEEAETIEPSRRSFLGNASLKGVIKQKKAFDEAVDADELQHFDIDSSVIAKIKDKQLPNKRKILFTTLKRAGIPDVFEVLPEEDVSFVSQKYVDESCTNCQICYRICPTGALSSNGKFSLIHFDAMLCVKCRLCHDACEPDAIHLQKGFEIREFFEPTQRTLATFSVKRCNECGNYFTYTGGEQTCPRCAVEEEEAMFLHENAKKMKSEE; this comes from the coding sequence ATGAAATTACATTTTGATGTAAGTGCCTGCGTCAGGGCAAAAAGTAAACTTTCAGGATGTACAAAATGTATGGATATCTGTCCGGATTCTATTCGCTTTCAGGACAATCTTCCTACGTTCAAAACAGCTACAGGTGTGGAGGCAGCTGCCTGTGTAGGCGTATGTCCCACGGAGGCTTTTGCACTGAGTGATTTCTCGACAACTGAGTTCTTCTTCACATTTCTCGAATCAAAAGTACGTCTGATCTCACCAAAGATCAATATACCCTGTATCTCCGTCCTGAGTGTGGAGCATCTTATTTCACTGGCCCTTGCGAGTGAAGAGACCATCACGCTTGATCTGAGTGCATACGATGAGGATTCGCTTCTTTTTGACCATCTCGAAGAGACGATCGAAGAGGCTAACTTCGTTCTCTCCAGTTTTTCGGACAAACGGCTTGAGACCAATCTGGACAGCGATGCGATGGAGCGCGTAGAACAGTCTGATGAAGAAGCTGAAACAATAGAACCTTCAAGACGCTCTTTTCTGGGCAATGCCTCACTTAAAGGTGTCATCAAACAGAAAAAAGCCTTTGATGAAGCAGTGGATGCCGATGAGTTACAGCATTTCGATATTGACAGTTCTGTGATCGCCAAGATCAAGGACAAGCAGCTGCCCAATAAAAGAAAGATACTCTTTACCACACTCAAAAGAGCAGGTATACCGGATGTTTTTGAAGTACTTCCCGAAGAGGATGTCAGCTTCGTTTCCCAGAAATATGTGGATGAGAGCTGTACCAACTGCCAGATCTGCTACCGCATCTGTCCGACAGGGGCACTCTCTTCCAACGGAAAATTCTCCCTTATCCATTTCGATGCGATGCTCTGTGTCAAATGCCGTCTCTGCCATGATGCCTGTGAACCGGACGCGATCCATCTTCAAAAAGGTTTTGAGATCAGAGAATTCTTTGAACCGACACAGAGAACATTGGCAACATTCAGTGTCAAACGCTGTAATGAATGCGGAAACTATTTTACCTACACCGGAGGAGAGCAGACCTGCCCGCGATGTGCCGTTGAAGAGGAAGAGGCGATGTTCCTTCATGAGAACGCAAAAAAAATGAAGAGTGAAGAATGA